A single window of Ficedula albicollis isolate OC2 chromosome 8, FicAlb1.5, whole genome shotgun sequence DNA harbors:
- the KIAA1614 gene encoding uncharacterized protein KIAA1614 homolog encodes MKPITNIKSHSLKRQPERGRDSPGPSEPRCPRGRQPWHLQKVSVPSGSSCWVPLGAWNRVGGHPLWGTTDPAVLPHRSCCPVMLAECRCSGGPRLTERSPPAEGSLPGFVPPWRSASLHQRPSLDDERRTPLRDWGRPSVSPPAAESWERLSLAERVERNRRLLQEVLGLAAPGVCFGKVVALSGQLGEVGGKTFGVMGVLRASLQSPALRVQLPVASHPWAVPSPSPGCRRCSRDALGDTSQSSLVSRGWGLPSIQANAFPCPAFQRCQRAMGTGTRGFHCRTLRAAGRAFVGGQELELSPRHEQAKQLLQRARMKARTNPLRASHDILLLPAGPQPREASGRPSVAPRDGGGLGSALPSPEPAGSRQPGDGAGQPKARSGDLVAGGKCSACGSLLGAAAGRGTDTQAAPDVAKSSPAAQRSVPGDSRGLSAAQTEPKIRPLGPGGSPLWILPSRQRIHTEKIKETYIGDVTYIDEVDSALESTDTSDGCRTDSEEAGPRSPHLRGHRDPRARGHRAPRAALQPEARARKGICVASGGPEDGDSGPGPVCPPEPGRTSSREDGESHRHLGDSKGVGNRAHPLQQPSEPLQPSSQLRTSTPIPGTHVPAPPPTKKACAQVPCRKALCSSSSHQASSQRVRGPQPDAGSGTPPPPGGTAGPAERRGPCSPRWLPGSPLRALSTNNCNNTHGQNAPGTGRGSLSHPAAGPVTPVPSEAAHPAGEGAGMPGAQPQQHPAGSTAHGEPGRPVSRKGSSASASGLKKLLCSLSQSTKQRLGRFRCYSMEQLPAPGGSPPGGPAIKKSPSLQSLQLVSPFCQPQKAASIQSLHPQLGKARRASAYLLPQTTADRKGGSGPQRSLSVEDIGAPGQLRAVGRVVEVFPDGTSQLELQRPPHGAFGFSVTSGHGRPDTGVYVQEMADAGTAKLYAGLLGVGDEILQVNGAAVSGLGLARIRQLLLRADSLSLRVLRHRPAPR; translated from the exons ATGAAACCAATCACGAATATCAAAAGCCACAGCTTAAAGCGGCAgccggagcggggccgggaCTCCCCGGGCCCCTCGGAGCCCCGGTGCCCCAGGGGACggcagccctggcacctccAG AAAGTGTCCGTTCCCTCCGGGTCTTCTTGCTGGGTGCCCCTGGGCGCCTGGAACAGGGTGGGTGGCCACCCGCTCTGGGGAACCACCGACCCCGCGGTGCTGCCGCATCGCTCCTGCTGCCCGGTGATGCTGGCAGAGTGCCGGTGCTCCGGGGGGCCTC GACTCACGGAGCGGAGCCCTCCCGCTGAGGGGTCGCTCCCTGGTTTTGTCCCGCCCTGGCGCTCCGCGTCTCTCCATCAGAGACCCTCCCTGGATGACGAGCGCCGGACCCCGCTGCGGGACTGGGGGcgtccctctgtgtccccccccGCGGcggagagctgggagaggctctCGCTGGCTGAGCGGGTGGAGAGGAACCGGcggctgctgcaggaggtgctgggccTTGCCGCACCCGGTGTGTGTTTTGGGAAGGTGGTGGCTCTTTCAGGACAGCTGGGGGAAGTGGGAGGGAAAACCTTTGGGGTGATGGGAGTCCTCAGGGCCAGCCTCCAGTCTCCCGCGCTGAGGGTGCAGCTCCCTGTTGCCTCGCACCCCTGGGCTGTCCCATCCCCTTCCCCGGGATGTAGGAGATGCTCACGAGATGCTCTGGGTGATACCAGTCAGTCCTCTCTGGTGTCCCG GGGATGGGGGCTGCCATCCATCCAAGCTAATGCTTTTCCCTGTCCTGCGTTTCAGAGATGCCAGCGAGCGATGGGGACTGGGACTCGGGGGTTTCACTGCAGGACGCTGAGGGCTGCAGGTAG GGCCTTTGTCGGCGGGCAGGAGCTCGAGCTGAGCCCGCGGCACGAGCAggccaagcagctgctgcagcgcGCCCGCATGAAGGCTCGGACCAAC ccgCTGCGCGCCAGCCACgacatcctgctgctgcccgcCGGCCCGCAGCCCAG GGAGGCCAGCGGGAGGCCCAGCGTCGCCCCGCGGgacggcggg gggctgggctcGGCGCTCCCCTCGCCGGAGCCGGCCGGCAGCAGGCAGCCCGGGGACGGCGCCGGCCAGCCCAAAGCCCGCAGTGGCGACCTCGTGGCCGGGGGCAAGTGCAGCGCCTGCGGCTCCTTGCTGGGTGCTGCCGCCGGCCGGGGCACGGACACGCAAGCTGCCCCCGACGTGGCCAAAAGTAGCCCTGCGGCACAAAGAAGCGTCCCAGGGGATAGCAGAGGGCTGAGCGCTGCCCAGACAGAGCCTAAAATCAGGCCTCTGGGCCCCGGAGGGTCCCCGCTGTGGATCCTGCCCTCCCGGCAGCGCATCCACACCGAGAAGATCAAGGAGACCTACATCGGGGATGTCACCTACATTGACGAGGTGGACTCGGCCCTGGAGAGCACCGACACCTCCGACGGCTGCCGGACGGACAGCGAGGAGGCAGGACCCCGCAGCCCGCACCTGCGGGGGCACCGTGACCCCCGGGCTCGCGGGCACAGAGCTCCCCGTGCCgccctgcagccagaggcaaGGGCCAGGAAAGGGATCTGCGTGGCCAGCGGTGGCCCTGAGGACGGGGACTCGGGTCCGGGGCCTGTTTGTCCCCCAGAACCAGGAAGAACTAGCAGCCGGGAAGATGGAGAATCCCATCGACATCTGGGGGACAGCAAGGGGGTGGGAAACAGAGCTcaccccctgcagcagcccagtgaGCCCCTGCAGCCTTCCTCGCAGCTGAGGACCAGCACCCCCATTCCCGGCACGCACgtccctgctccccctcctaCCAAGAAGGCCTGTGCCCAGGTGCCTTGCAGGAaagccctgtgctccagcagcagccaccaggcATCGAGCCAAAGAGTCCGTGGCCCGCAGCCGGATGCTGGCAGCGGCACTCCACCGCCGCCCGGGGGCACGGCGGGGCCGGCCGAGCGGCggggtccctgcagccccaggtggcTCCCGGGGAGCCCTCTCCGTGCCTTGTCCACCAACAACTGCAACAACACCCACGGGCAGAACGCCCCGGGGACGGGCAGAG GTTCACTGTCACACCCTGCTGCCGGCCCTGTCACCCCTGTACCCTCAGAGGCTGCTCATCCTGCCGGGGAAGGTGCTGGGATGCCGGGAGcgcagccacagcagcacccagctgggagcacagcacatGG GGAGCCGGGGCGGCCAGTGAGCCGCAAGGGCAGCAGCGCCTCGGCGTCGGGGCTGAAGAAGCTCCTGTGCAGCCTGAGCCAGAGCACCAAGCAGCGCCTGGGCCGCTTCCGCTGTTACAGCATGGAGCAGCTCCCGGCGCCCGGCGGCTCCCCGCCAGGCGGCCCTGCCATCAAGAAGTCACCgtccctgcagtccctgcagctg GTGTCGCCCTTCTGCCAGCCCCAAAAAGCTGCCTCTATCCAGAGCCTGCATCCCCAGCTGGGCAAGGCACGCCGTGCCAGCGCCTACCTTCTGCCGCAGACCACGGCTGACAG GAAGGGGGGCTCAGGGCCGCAGCGCTCGCTGAGCGTGGAGGACATCGGGGCGCCCGGCCAGCTGCGCGCGGTGGGGCGCGTGGTCGAGGTCTTCCCTGATGGCACcagccagctggagctgcagcgaCCGCCCCACGGCGCCTTCGGGTTCTCCGTCACCTCCGGCCACGGCCGGCCTGACACAG GTGTCTACGTGCAGGAGATGGCGGATGCCGGCACAGCCAAGCTCTACGCGGGGCTCCTGGGCGTGGGGGACGAGATCCTGCAGGTCAACGGCGCGGCCGTctcggggctggggctggcccgCATCCGCCAGCTGCTGCTCCGGGCAGACAGCCTGTCCCTGCGCGTGCTCCGGCACCGCCCCGCGCCGCGGTAG